In Lachnospiraceae bacterium, one DNA window encodes the following:
- a CDS encoding electron transport complex subunit E, giving the protein MNKYTERLYNGIWKENPIFVQMLGLCPTLAVTTSAMNGLGMGLSSTVVLVAANFIISLMRSIIPGRVRLPGEIVVVASLVTIVDMLMEGFTPDLYSALGIYIPLIVVNCVILGRAEAFAMKNKPVISAFDGAGMGLGFTVALVCIGAVREILGAGTVFGVTVMPASYQPISIFILAPGAFFVLACLTALQNKLKMPCATNGSAKGKKAKKACCGDCASCAEAKEETEE; this is encoded by the coding sequence ATGAACAAGTATACAGAACGTCTTTATAATGGTATATGGAAAGAAAATCCTATCTTCGTTCAGATGTTAGGTCTGTGTCCTACACTGGCTGTTACTACATCTGCTATGAATGGTCTTGGTATGGGACTTTCCTCTACTGTAGTATTAGTAGCAGCAAATTTTATTATCTCCCTGATGAGAAGCATCATCCCGGGAAGAGTCCGTCTTCCAGGTGAGATCGTAGTTGTTGCTTCCCTGGTAACCATCGTAGATATGTTGATGGAAGGCTTTACACCAGATCTTTACAGCGCACTGGGTATTTACATTCCTCTGATCGTTGTAAACTGCGTTATCTTAGGCCGTGCAGAGGCATTTGCTATGAAGAACAAACCGGTCATTTCTGCATTTGACGGAGCAGGCATGGGCCTTGGATTTACCGTTGCTCTTGTTTGTATCGGTGCTGTCCGTGAGATTTTAGGTGCAGGTACTGTCTTTGGTGTGACTGTCATGCCTGCTTCCTATCAGCCTATTTCCATCTTTATCCTGGCACCTGGCGCATTCTTTGTCTTGGCATGCTTAACTGCATTACAGAACAAGTTAAAGATGCCATGTGCGACCAATGGTTCTGCTAAGGGCAAGAAAGCTAAGAAGGCTTGCTGCGGTGATTGCGCAAGCTGTGCAGAAGCAAAAGAAGAGACGGAAGAATAG
- a CDS encoding RnfABCDGE type electron transport complex subunit A translates to MKELLVIAISSAFVSNVVLSQFLGICSFVGVSKKVETAAGMGGAVIFVITIASVVASLIYQFVLDPLGLDYLKTIVFILVIAALVQIVEMFLKKCMVSLYNALGVFLPLITTNCAVLGVALTNVQNSYNFAQSVVNGVATAIGYTVSIVLLAGIRERIEGNDIPYNFQGSPIVLVTAGLMAIAFFGFSGLL, encoded by the coding sequence ATGAAAGAGTTACTTGTTATTGCCATTAGCTCCGCATTTGTGAGCAACGTGGTATTAAGCCAGTTTTTAGGCATCTGTTCCTTCGTCGGCGTATCCAAAAAGGTAGAGACAGCAGCAGGTATGGGCGGTGCGGTTATCTTCGTTATCACCATCGCTTCCGTTGTTGCAAGTCTGATCTATCAGTTCGTCCTGGATCCATTAGGACTGGATTATCTGAAGACCATTGTCTTTATCCTTGTAATTGCGGCTCTGGTACAGATTGTAGAAATGTTCTTAAAGAAATGTATGGTTTCCCTGTACAATGCATTAGGTGTATTCCTTCCATTGATCACAACGAACTGTGCAGTATTAGGTGTTGCCCTTACTAACGTACAGAATAGCTATAACTTCGCTCAGAGCGTAGTAAACGGTGTTGCAACTGCTATTGGTTACACTGTTTCTATCGTACTCCTTGCCGGTATCCGTGAGCGTATTGAAGGAAATGATATCCCATACAACTTCCAGGGATCTCCTATCGTACTGGTAACTGCAGGCCTTATGGCAATCGCATTTTTCGGATTTTCCGGATTACTGTAG
- a CDS encoding RnfABCDGE type electron transport complex subunit D codes for MNKLLNVSSSPHVRCSVNTQNLMLDVVIAMIPAAAFGVYNFGFHALLVLLITSAVCVASEYVYEKLMHKPITIADGSALVTGMILALNMPPQIPVWVPALGGIFAIIVVKQLYGGLGQNFMNPALAARCFLLISFAGMMNNFSSARLGFDSVSGATPLAAMRAGQSVDLASMFIGRIPGTIGEVSTIALLVGGIYLLVRKVISWRIPVIYIGTVAVFVFIFGGFDVNYVLCQVCGGGLIFGAFFMATDYVTSPITPMGQVVFGVVLGLLTGIFRLWGASPEGVSYAIILSNLFVPMIERVTLPKAFGKEAKKA; via the coding sequence ATGAATAAATTATTAAACGTATCTTCATCTCCTCATGTGAGATGCAGTGTGAATACACAGAACCTGATGCTTGACGTGGTGATCGCCATGATCCCGGCAGCAGCTTTCGGTGTATATAACTTTGGCTTCCACGCACTGCTTGTACTTCTGATCACATCAGCAGTTTGTGTGGCAAGTGAATATGTTTACGAAAAACTGATGCATAAGCCTATCACCATTGCAGACGGAAGTGCTCTTGTTACAGGTATGATCCTGGCACTGAACATGCCTCCTCAGATCCCTGTATGGGTACCTGCACTGGGCGGTATCTTTGCGATCATTGTTGTAAAGCAGCTTTACGGCGGACTGGGACAGAACTTTATGAACCCGGCTCTGGCTGCAAGATGCTTCCTGCTGATCTCCTTTGCAGGCATGATGAATAACTTTTCATCTGCAAGACTGGGATTTGACAGTGTTTCTGGAGCAACTCCTCTGGCAGCTATGCGTGCCGGACAGAGTGTAGATCTGGCTTCTATGTTTATCGGACGTATCCCGGGTACTATTGGTGAGGTTTCCACCATCGCTCTTCTGGTCGGCGGTATTTACCTGTTAGTACGCAAGGTTATTTCCTGGAGGATCCCGGTGATCTATATTGGAACAGTTGCAGTATTTGTATTCATTTTTGGTGGTTTTGATGTAAATTATGTACTCTGCCAGGTATGCGGCGGTGGTCTTATCTTTGGTGCTTTCTTTATGGCAACTGATTATGTGACCAGCCCGATCACTCCAATGGGACAGGTCGTATTCGGTGTTGTTTTAGGACTTTTAACCGGTATCTTCCGTCTGTGGGGTGCTTCTCCTGAAGGTGTTTCCTATGCGATCATTTTAAGCAACCTGTTTGTACCGATGATCGAACGTGTGACCCTTCCAAAAGCATTTGGAAAGGAGGCAAAGAAGGCATGA
- a CDS encoding FMN-binding protein: protein MKGILKDAAILFVITLIAGLCLGAVHEVTLDPIAKAQLAAATKTYKEVFPEAAKFEQTDELTAAVAASADEILAQGFGNVSVDDAQVAEAEDGSVLGYLITASSTEGYNGLVQISVGITSEGNLTGLGFLSISETPGLGMKAKEPAFKDQFNGMKAQKLEVTKTDATADNQIQAISGATYTSKAVTGATNAAIYFVENCVGK, encoded by the coding sequence ATGAAAGGAATTTTAAAAGATGCTGCAATCCTGTTTGTGATCACTCTGATCGCAGGACTTTGCCTGGGGGCAGTTCACGAAGTAACATTAGATCCGATTGCAAAGGCTCAGCTGGCAGCAGCTACCAAAACTTATAAAGAAGTATTCCCGGAAGCAGCAAAATTTGAACAGACCGATGAACTGACAGCAGCAGTAGCCGCATCTGCAGATGAGATCCTGGCTCAGGGCTTTGGAAATGTATCTGTTGATGATGCACAGGTTGCAGAAGCAGAAGATGGTTCTGTTCTTGGATATCTGATCACTGCAAGTTCTACAGAAGGCTACAATGGCCTGGTACAGATCTCTGTAGGTATCACTTCTGAAGGAAATCTGACTGGTCTTGGCTTCTTAAGCATCAGCGAGACTCCTGGTCTTGGTATGAAAGCAAAAGAACCGGCCTTCAAGGATCAGTTTAACGGAATGAAAGCACAGAAACTGGAAGTAACAAAGACAGACGCAACAGCTGATAACCAGATTCAGGCCATCAGCGGCGCTACCTATACTTCCAAGGCAGTAACCGGTGCCACAAATGCAGCTATTTACTTTGTGGAAAACTGCGTTGGAAAGTAG
- a CDS encoding RnfABCDGE type electron transport complex subunit B produces MNMTAILIAAAVIAVAGLIVGIGLGLFGEKFKVEVDEKEVAIREELPGNNCGGCGFAGCDALAKAIAEGKAPANACPVGGAPVGEKIAAILGVSAGAAEKKVAFVRCKGSCDKVKTLYNYDGIDDCAKASVVPAGGPKACSYGCTGFGSCVKACQFDAIHVVDGVAVVDKEKCVACGKCVATCPKGLIQIVPYNAEHLVQCSSHDKGKDVKAACQAGCIGCTLCTKQCESDAIHMDNNLAVIDYEKCTNCGKCAEKCPVKVIL; encoded by the coding sequence ATGAACATGACAGCAATTTTGATCGCTGCTGCTGTTATTGCAGTGGCAGGTTTGATCGTAGGAATCGGTCTTGGACTTTTCGGTGAGAAGTTTAAGGTAGAAGTAGATGAAAAGGAAGTAGCTATCCGTGAGGAACTTCCTGGAAATAACTGCGGCGGCTGCGGTTTCGCAGGCTGTGACGCATTGGCAAAGGCAATTGCAGAGGGAAAAGCTCCTGCAAATGCATGTCCTGTAGGTGGAGCACCTGTAGGCGAAAAGATCGCTGCTATCCTTGGCGTATCTGCAGGAGCAGCAGAGAAGAAGGTTGCATTTGTACGTTGTAAAGGATCCTGTGACAAGGTTAAGACTCTTTACAACTACGACGGTATTGATGACTGTGCAAAGGCATCTGTAGTGCCTGCCGGTGGTCCTAAGGCCTGCAGCTACGGCTGTACCGGTTTTGGCTCCTGCGTAAAGGCATGTCAGTTTGATGCGATCCATGTTGTAGACGGCGTAGCTGTTGTAGACAAGGAGAAGTGCGTAGCCTGCGGCAAGTGTGTTGCTACCTGTCCAAAGGGACTGATCCAGATCGTTCCTTACAATGCAGAGCATTTAGTACAGTGCAGCAGCCATGACAAGGGCAAAGATGTAAAGGCTGCATGTCAGGCCGGATGTATCGGCTGTACTTTATGTACCAAGCAGTGTGAATCTGACGCTATCCATATGGATAACAACCTTGCAGTGATTGATTATGAGAAGTGTACAAACTGCGGAAAGTGCGCAGAAAAGTGCCCTGTGAAGGTTATTCTGTAA
- a CDS encoding MBL fold metallo-hydrolase has translation MMIEQLWGSPDIFRILVPLPENPLKGLNVYVLRTKEQALVIDTGFRREECRKALWDGISELGLDLSKTSLFLTHLHSDHTGLVWDFVNKGIPVYMSKREISYQKRLEKTAFETLFPRFRREGFPDELLKRQVTENQGSAYSARPGYPVNPVEDNASFMVGEYEVKAFCTPGHTPGHMVLYLPEQQLLFSGDHVLFDISPNITSWPEVEDSLGDYLESLKRLRNLPVQAVFPAHRGVKGNLATRIDELLAHHERRLTELKKAIDVYPGANAYELAGHLSWSMRGLSWDQFPPGQKWFAVGETMAHLDHLAKMI, from the coding sequence ATGATGATAGAGCAGCTTTGGGGTTCACCGGATATTTTCCGGATTCTGGTACCATTACCGGAAAATCCATTAAAGGGGTTAAATGTTTATGTTCTGCGGACAAAAGAACAGGCTCTTGTGATCGATACAGGTTTTCGCAGGGAAGAGTGCAGGAAAGCCTTGTGGGATGGGATCAGTGAGCTGGGCCTTGATCTGTCAAAGACATCCCTGTTTTTAACTCATCTGCATTCTGATCATACGGGGCTTGTGTGGGATTTTGTAAATAAGGGAATTCCGGTCTACATGAGTAAAAGAGAGATCAGTTATCAGAAGCGGCTGGAAAAGACAGCTTTTGAGACATTGTTTCCGCGTTTTCGCAGAGAAGGTTTCCCTGATGAACTGTTAAAACGACAGGTCACGGAAAATCAGGGAAGTGCCTACAGTGCCAGACCTGGATATCCGGTAAATCCTGTGGAAGATAACGCATCTTTTATGGTCGGTGAATATGAGGTAAAAGCTTTCTGCACGCCGGGACATACGCCGGGACATATGGTCTTATATCTGCCAGAGCAGCAATTATTGTTTTCCGGTGATCATGTATTGTTTGATATCTCACCTAATATTACAAGCTGGCCGGAGGTAGAGGACTCACTGGGGGATTATCTGGAAAGTCTGAAACGTTTGAGAAATCTTCCGGTACAGGCAGTATTTCCGGCCCACAGAGGCGTGAAAGGGAATCTTGCCACAAGGATCGATGAACTTTTAGCTCATCATGAAAGACGGCTTACAGAGCTTAAAAAGGCTATAGATGTATATCCTGGGGCAAATGCATACGAACTTGCAGGACATTTATCCTGGTCCATGAGAGGTCTTTCCTGGGACCAGTTCCCACCGGGACAGAAGTGGTTTGCAGTGGGGGAGACTATGGCACATCTGGATCATCTGGCTAAAATGATATAA